In one Roseomonas haemaphysalidis genomic region, the following are encoded:
- a CDS encoding GntR family transcriptional regulator gives MDPTNPTTLRPAGLPGAKVDLNRSAVSRYIQLATLFRRRIEQGTWKPGQQIPTVDELAAECGVARATIRQALGQLQQDGLIDRFRAKGTFVRQNAGPPIWYTVETDWTGLLRSREGAEIEILSDTGGLAGSAIPESIGQPAPFYRHIRRRHWRDGRPFLLADVYLDERLYAQVSQEDLRSKTALRLVAGLEGMKVVDARQTLTIGTADVETAAALQVPLNAPVALVHRAAVGADGVLALVADGIYRGDTVRIDIKLR, from the coding sequence ATGGACCCGACCAATCCCACCACCCTGCGCCCTGCCGGGCTTCCCGGCGCGAAGGTCGACCTGAACCGCAGCGCCGTGTCGCGCTACATTCAGCTGGCAACCCTGTTCCGCCGCCGGATCGAGCAAGGCACCTGGAAGCCGGGCCAGCAGATCCCGACGGTCGATGAGCTGGCGGCCGAATGCGGCGTGGCGCGGGCGACGATCCGCCAGGCACTCGGGCAGCTGCAGCAGGACGGGCTGATCGACCGCTTCCGCGCCAAGGGCACCTTCGTGCGGCAGAATGCCGGGCCGCCGATCTGGTACACGGTGGAAACCGACTGGACCGGCCTGCTGCGCTCACGCGAAGGCGCCGAGATCGAGATCCTAAGCGACACAGGTGGCCTGGCGGGTAGCGCGATCCCGGAAAGCATCGGCCAGCCGGCGCCGTTCTACCGCCACATCCGCCGCCGCCACTGGCGCGACGGCCGGCCCTTTCTCTTGGCCGACGTGTATCTGGACGAGCGGCTCTACGCCCAGGTGAGCCAGGAGGATCTGCGGAGCAAGACCGCGCTGCGCCTGGTGGCGGGGCTGGAGGGCATGAAGGTGGTGGATGCGCGGCAGACGCTGACCATCGGCACCGCCGATGTCGAGACGGCGGCCGCGTTGCAGGTGCCGCTGAATGCGCCGGTCGCCCTGGTGCACCGCGCCGCGGTGGGCGCCGACGGCGTGCTGGCGCTGGTGGCCGACGGCATCTACCGCGGCGACACCGTGCGGATCGATATCAAGCTGCGCTGA
- a CDS encoding CaiB/BaiF CoA transferase family protein: MTEPRTGPLSHVRVLDLSRIMAAPWATQILADLGADVIKVERPGVGDDTRAWGPPFLKDAEGNATKEAGYFLSVNRGKRSVTVDMAQPEGQAILHEIAKTADIVLENFKAGSLARYRLDAASLRAVNPRLIYCSVTGFGQNGPRADQAAYDFAIQAMGGLMSVTGERDDMPGGGPQKVGVPIVDLMTGMYAAVSVLAALAQRNESGEGETIDLAMLDVQSAFLANQAMNWLVSGRTPRRGGNRHPNIQPQDVFACADGYLVLAVGNDGQFVKLCEALGRPDWAADPRFARNPDRVRNNPELTPLLTARFAELDRATLSAKLDAAGVPCAPINDIPQVFDDPQVKHRQMLRHLPHPQAGTVPQVVSPMRFETHPLRFDRAPPLLGQHTQEVLEELGIAPAEREALAARGII, from the coding sequence ATGACTGAGCCGCGCACCGGCCCGCTGTCGCATGTGCGGGTGCTGGACCTCAGCCGCATCATGGCGGCGCCCTGGGCCACGCAGATCCTGGCCGACCTTGGCGCCGACGTCATCAAGGTGGAGCGGCCGGGGGTGGGCGACGATACCCGCGCCTGGGGTCCGCCCTTCCTGAAGGATGCCGAGGGCAACGCCACGAAGGAGGCCGGCTACTTCCTTTCCGTCAACCGCGGCAAGCGCTCCGTCACAGTGGACATGGCCCAGCCCGAAGGGCAGGCGATCCTCCACGAGATCGCGAAGACCGCCGACATCGTGCTGGAGAACTTCAAGGCCGGCTCGCTGGCCAGGTACCGGCTGGACGCGGCCTCGCTGCGTGCGGTCAACCCGCGGCTGATCTACTGCTCCGTCACCGGCTTCGGCCAGAACGGGCCGCGCGCCGACCAGGCGGCCTATGACTTCGCCATCCAGGCGATGGGCGGGCTGATGAGCGTGACGGGCGAGCGCGACGACATGCCCGGCGGCGGCCCGCAGAAGGTGGGCGTGCCGATCGTGGATTTGATGACCGGCATGTATGCCGCCGTCAGCGTGCTGGCGGCACTGGCCCAGCGCAACGAGAGCGGCGAGGGCGAGACCATCGACCTCGCGATGCTCGACGTGCAATCCGCCTTTCTGGCCAACCAGGCGATGAACTGGCTGGTGTCCGGCCGCACGCCCAGGCGCGGCGGCAACCGCCACCCCAACATCCAGCCGCAGGACGTCTTCGCCTGCGCCGACGGATACCTGGTGCTGGCGGTCGGCAATGACGGGCAGTTCGTGAAGTTGTGCGAGGCGCTGGGGCGGCCGGACTGGGCGGCCGACCCGCGCTTCGCCAGGAACCCCGACCGCGTCAGAAACAACCCGGAGCTGACGCCGCTGCTGACCGCCCGCTTCGCGGAGCTGGACCGGGCGACCCTTTCGGCGAAGCTGGATGCCGCGGGCGTGCCCTGCGCGCCGATCAATGACATCCCGCAGGTGTTCGACGACCCGCAGGTGAAGCACCGGCAGATGCTGCGGCACCTGCCGCACCCGCAGGCCGGCACCGTGCCGCAGGTGGTCAGCCCGATGCGCTTCGAGACGCATCCGCTGCGCTTCGACCGCGCGCCGCCCCTGCTCGGCCAGCACACGCAGGAGGTGCTGGAGGAGCTGGGCATCGCGCCCGCGGAGCGCGAGGCGCTGGCCGCGCGCGGCATCATCTGA
- a CDS encoding glutathione S-transferase family protein, whose product MTADPRPMLHWSPRSPFVRKVMVAAHELGLTDRLALTRTVVRMGQPNAALLPDNPLSKIPTLVLPDGTAIHDSLVICDYLDAEAGGGRLVPAAGPARWAALTRHALGNGWLDLLILWRNERDKPDAARTAEWLDSFAAKTDATLARLERDAAGWPAGRCDIGDIAVGCALCYLDFRFADLGWRDGRPALAAWHDGIAARPSFRATEAVDD is encoded by the coding sequence ATGACAGCCGATCCACGCCCGATGCTGCACTGGTCGCCGCGCTCGCCCTTTGTCCGCAAGGTGATGGTGGCGGCGCATGAGCTGGGACTGACGGACCGGCTGGCGCTGACCCGCACCGTGGTGCGCATGGGCCAGCCCAACGCGGCGCTGTTGCCGGACAATCCGCTCAGCAAGATCCCCACCCTGGTGCTGCCGGATGGCACGGCGATCCATGATTCGCTGGTTATCTGCGATTATTTGGATGCCGAGGCGGGCGGCGGGCGGCTGGTGCCGGCGGCGGGGCCGGCACGCTGGGCGGCGCTGACCCGCCATGCGCTGGGTAACGGGTGGCTCGACCTGCTGATCCTGTGGCGCAACGAGCGCGACAAGCCGGACGCCGCGCGGACCGCGGAGTGGCTGGACAGCTTCGCGGCGAAGACGGACGCGACCCTGGCGCGGCTGGAGCGGGACGCGGCGGGCTGGCCCGCCGGGCGCTGCGACATCGGTGACATCGCGGTGGGATGCGCGCTCTGCTACCTCGACTTCCGCTTCGCCGACCTCGGCTGGCGGGACGGCCGCCCGGCGCTGGCCGCGTGGCATGACGGCATCGCGGCGCGGCCCTCCTTCCGGGCGACGGAGGCGGTCGATGACTGA
- a CDS encoding carboxymuconolactone decarboxylase family protein, with protein MPRIPLPSPEEMTPEQRRVHDSVVAGPRGQVIGPLRAVIHSPELAARWSALGEFLRFGTCLPKRLNELAIIVTGRRWTAQIEWWVHARAAAEAGLPADAIAAIREGQAPTFADPADAEVYEFARQLQQSGTVEDAAYGAVVARWGARGAVELAGVIGYYTMVSMTLNVHGIPLPDGVESPLRPLAAEGLTPLPPARQSVGAAE; from the coding sequence ATGCCCCGCATTCCCTTGCCCTCGCCCGAGGAAATGACGCCGGAACAGCGGCGCGTGCATGACAGTGTCGTCGCCGGGCCGCGCGGCCAGGTGATCGGCCCGCTGCGCGCCGTGATCCACAGCCCGGAGCTGGCGGCGCGCTGGTCGGCACTGGGCGAGTTCCTGCGCTTCGGCACCTGCCTGCCGAAGCGGTTGAACGAGCTGGCCATCATCGTCACCGGCCGCCGCTGGACCGCCCAGATCGAATGGTGGGTGCATGCGCGCGCGGCCGCCGAGGCCGGGCTGCCGGCCGATGCCATCGCCGCCATCCGCGAGGGGCAGGCGCCCACCTTTGCCGACCCCGCCGATGCCGAGGTCTATGAGTTCGCCCGGCAGTTGCAGCAGTCCGGCACGGTGGAGGATGCTGCCTACGGCGCCGTTGTCGCCCGCTGGGGTGCGCGGGGTGCCGTCGAGCTGGCCGGGGTGATCGGCTACTACACCATGGTGTCGATGACGCTGAACGTGCACGGCATCCCGCTGCCGGACGGCGTCGAGAGCCCGCTGCGGCCACTGGCGGCCGAGGGGCTGACGCCGCTGCCCCCGGCGCGCCAGTCGGTGGGAGCAGCCGAATGA
- a CDS encoding enoyl-CoA hydratase/isomerase family protein translates to MSIAGLEGLQRFLVTLDGHVATVSMNAPPVNAQDRVFREELPRVFDVLGDTPDVRAIVLTGEGRAFSAGADLRERPNLAGEPGAYPRHNRLMRGAFDAIMECGKPVIAAVNGPAIGAGCVIALCCDIVLVAEEAFFAMTEVDVGLAGGVRHILRFFSQSDARLMIYTARRIPGPELLRMNVASACLPKAALLAEAQAIAAQIAAKSPLAVQAAKRSFFLTEEMSLHDGYRYEQTQTAALSTTEDTREAQRAFIEKRPAIFKGR, encoded by the coding sequence ATGAGCATCGCCGGACTGGAAGGGCTGCAGCGCTTTCTTGTCACGCTGGACGGTCATGTCGCGACCGTTTCCATGAACGCGCCGCCGGTCAACGCGCAGGACCGCGTGTTCCGCGAAGAGTTGCCCCGGGTGTTCGACGTGCTGGGCGACACGCCGGACGTCCGCGCCATCGTGCTGACGGGCGAGGGCCGCGCCTTTTCCGCCGGCGCCGACCTGCGGGAGCGGCCGAACCTGGCCGGCGAGCCCGGCGCCTATCCGCGCCACAACCGGCTGATGCGCGGGGCCTTCGACGCCATCATGGAATGCGGCAAGCCGGTGATCGCCGCCGTGAACGGTCCGGCGATCGGCGCGGGCTGCGTTATCGCGTTGTGCTGCGACATCGTGCTGGTGGCCGAGGAGGCCTTCTTCGCGATGACGGAGGTGGATGTGGGCCTGGCCGGCGGCGTGCGGCACATCCTGCGCTTCTTCAGCCAGTCCGACGCCCGGCTGATGATCTATACGGCGCGGCGCATTCCGGGGCCGGAGCTGCTGCGGATGAACGTCGCCTCCGCCTGCCTGCCGAAAGCGGCGCTGCTGGCCGAGGCGCAGGCGATTGCCGCGCAGATCGCGGCGAAGAGCCCGCTCGCCGTGCAGGCTGCCAAGCGATCCTTCTTCCTGACGGAGGAGATGAGCCTGCACGACGGCTACCGCTACGAGCAGACGCAGACCGCCGCCCTGTCCACGACCGAGGATACCAGGGAAGCGCAGCGCGCCTTTATCGAAAAGCGTCCAGCCATCTTCAAGGGGCGTTGA